The DNA segment CCGACGCTTCATGCATGACTGTTTTTGATCATAATCTGGGTATTCAACGCGCCGAACAACTGAATCGGGATTGCCATTGCGTGGCGTTGAACCGGCAGCTGCTGCGGCGCGAATTAGCCCATCAGCTCGATGGCGATCGGCTATACCGGATGATTACCGACGATAGACCACATCTGTTTTCCGATTCCGCGGTATTCGTGGCCGAATCCAGCCTGAACAAACAGCGCGACATCATCAATGCCTTGGAGCGCGTGATTGCCTTACCGACTTATCAGCAACGGGTGCTGGCCCATGCGCCCGAATCCGCCCAATTTACGCCCAAGGCGCGGGGAGTTTTCCTAGGCTATGATTTTCATCTGGACGCGGACGGGCCACGACTGATCGAAATCAACAGCAATGCCGGCGGCGCCTTGCTGAATGCATTGCTGGCGCGCGCTCACAGCCCTTGCGATAGCTGCCCATGCAAGTTGGCGCATCCATCCGCCCTGGCCCAGGAACAGATTTTTATCGACATGTTCCTGCGGGAATGGCGTCTGGAAGGCCATTCGCAACCCCTGTGCACACTGGCGATAGTCGACGACAGCCCTGGTCAACAGTACATGTTGCCCGAGTTCATGCTATTTAGAAACCTGTTCGCCGCTCATCAAATCGACACGATTATTTGTGACCCATCCGATCTGACCTACCGGGACGGCCGGCTCCGGCACGGCGATAGTCCCATCGATATGGTCTACAATCGCCTGACCGATTTCGGCTTGGAACACACTAACCATCAAGCCTTGCGCGATGCCTATCTGGCCGGTTCGGTCGTCGTCACGCCGCACCCCAGAAATCACGCCTTATACGCCGACAAGCGCAATCTAGCCTTGTTGACCGACGTCGATGCCCTGGAACAAATCGGCGTCGATGCCGCCACCCGCGCCATTTTGCTGCAAGGCATAGCCAAGACGGTACGGGTCGAGACTCAAGACCAGGAAAGCCTGTGGCAGCGGCGCAAGCAACTCTTCTTCAAACCGGCCAAGGGCTACGGCAGCAAGGCCGCCTATCGCGGCGATAAGCTGACGCGCCGAGTGTTCAGCGAAATTTTACAAGGCGATTACGTCGCCCAAAATCTGGTACAACCCAGCGAACGCCAGTTGCAGATCGCCGACCAGGCCGTGGAGTTGAAGCTGGATTTACGCAACTATGTCTATCAAGGCCAAATCCAAGCCACCTGCGCCCGGCTCTATCAAGGCCAAACCACCAATTTCCGCACGCCCGGCGGCGGCTTCGCCCAGGTAGTCGTGGTGCCGCAAGTCACCGAATCCGCGCAAGTGATTGCCGGCTAAAAAGAACCCGCCACGCCGGCTATCGGCGACTTTTTTCAACTTCATTAACGGATTTTAGTTTATGCTCCTTCCGCATGGCCGGCGAGCTACCTTTGTTATCTACCATTTTGTCGGAACGAAGATTAATTAATGCCTCTACGAAAACTCTGGCCGTTTCGGAAAAAGAAAAAAACACCTGTCAGTGCCGCCGTCGAATACAGCGTACCGCAACGCGTTTACACGCCGGTTAACCTGGTGGAAATCGGCATGTATGTGATCGAATTGGACCGCTCTTGGCTGGACAGCCCTTTTTTATTTCAAGGTTTTGAAGTGCAAACCCAGGATGAAATCCTGCAATTAAGAGGCTGTTGCGATTACGTTTATATCGATACCACCATCAAGCGTAAACGCCGATTCGGGAAGTTCGCCACCCATAACAAACCGCTGATCGAGACCGCTTCGGATTACGGTACCCCGCCTCCCAAACTCGGCAGCTTCGAAACTGAAATTGGCCGCGCGGAAGTCGTTTATCGACAGGTGAGTCAGTTCGTGGCGGAGACCATGCAACGCGTCAGTTATGGCGAGGCCATCGATACCAAATTGGCCAAAGCAGCGGTTGCGGAATGTGTCGCCAGCATTTTGCACTCCCCGGATGCTTTTTTATGGCTTATCCAGCTGAAAAATAGAGACGAATATACCGCTCAACACAGTTTGAACGTCTGCGTGCTGTCCATCGTGCTCGGGCGGCACATCAACCTGTCCGACACCAGTCTGCATAATGTCGGCTTATGCGGATTGATGCATGACATGGGCAAAATGCTGGTGCCGGACCAGATTTTGAACAAGCCCGGCAGGCTGGAGCCGGATGAAATGGAGATCATGCGCGGCCATACCACCAAGGGTTATGAATTGCTGCAATCCAGCGAGAACATGTATCCGGGCGCGATCAAAACTGCATTGTCGCATCATGAAATGTTGAATGGTAAAGGCTATCCAAACCAGCTAACCCATCGCCATATCCCCCTGTTTACCCGCATAGTGACCATCGCCGACATTTACGACGCCATGACCAGCGACAGGGTTTATCAAAAAGGCCGAACCCATCTGGAAGCAACCAGCATCATGGCTGACATGAGCGGTGAAAGTCTGGAGGAACGCCTGGTCACCAAATTTATCGAATCGCTGGGTGTTTACCCTCCCGGTTGCGTCGTCATGCTGACTAACGGCGCCATCGCGATTGTGGTAGAAGTCAACGAATTTGTTCGATTGCGCCCCAAAATCATTATTCTGCTGGATGCGGAAAAGCAGCCCCTGGCGGAGGAAGTGACCAATTTGGCGGATATGCCATTGGATGACCGAGGCAACCTGCTGACAATCAGGGGCATAGTCCGGGCGCAAGACTATGCTATCGATATTGGTAAATTTTATCGCGAAGGTGTTTTGCAAAAAGGCTTCGCGGCGAACCAATAGGGTTTCGCTAAGCGGCGCGGCAACAGTCAGCTGGGTGAGCGGTTTTCCGGCGCTGATATTGAGCCTGTTGCCCAAGATTGCCAGCATGAAAGCGCCTCGGTAAAAAACCGGGTAACCAGAGGCGCATTCGCGACAGGATGCCTCTGCGGCCGAAGCATGGTATGGTTGGTTACGTTCATTTGCTTTTAGGGAAATCGTTATGACAGAGCCGCTTTTTATCGCCCAATCCACTACCGGTACCTGTTGCATTTTACCGGCCATGGCCAATCGCCACGGCTTGATTGCCGGAGCCACCGGCACCGGCAAGACCATCACACTGCAAACCTTGGCCGAGGCATTTTCGAATATCGGCGTACCAGTGTTCATGGCCGACGTTAAAGGCGATTTATCCGGCATCTGTCTGACCGGCGGCGGCAACGGTAAAGTCGAAGCGCGGGTAAAGGAATTGGATTTACAAGATTTCGGCTATCGTTCAGCCCCTACGTTGTTCTGGGATGTATTAGGAAAAAAAGGCCATCCGTTGCGCTCCACCATTTCGGAAATGGGGCCGCTGTTGCTGTCCAGAATGTTGAACCTGAACGAAACCCAAGCCGGCGTGCTGACAGCCGTCTTCAAAATCACCGACGATAACGGCTGGCTGCTGCTGGATTTGAAAGACCTACGGGCACTGCTGCAATTTGCCGCCGACAACGCCTCGGAACTGCGCGGCGAATACGGTAGCATGTCGGCTGCCAGTATCGGCGCGATACAACGCGGCTTGCTGCAGCTGGAACACGAAGGCGGCGAAAATCTGTTCGGCGAACCGGTGCTGGATTTCAACGATTTGTTGCAAACCGATGGAGGCCGAGGCGTGATCAACATTCTGGCCGCCGACACGTTGTACAATTCGCCACGGGTTTACGCCACTTTGTTGCTGTGGCTATTGTCGGAACTGTTCGAAAATTTGCCGGAAGCCGGCGACCTGGACCAGCCCAAACTGGTGTTCTTTTTCGACGAGGCGCATTTGCTGTTCAACGACGCGCCGGCCGCCTTGCTGCAAAAAATCGAGCAAGTGGTGCGCTTGATACGTTCAAAAGGCGTGGGCGTGTATTTCGTCAGCCAGAATCCGCTGGATATTCCCGACGTAATCCTGGGCCAGCTCGGCAACCGGGTGCAACACGCCCTGCGCGCCTTTACACCGCGCGATCAAAAAGCCGTCAAAGCCGCCGCCGAAACCTTCAGAAGCAATCCCGGCCTGGATGTGGAAACCGCCATTACCGAACTAGGCGTCGGCGAAGCCCTGGTATCTTTTCTGGATGAAAAAGGCACACCACATCCCGTACAACGCGCGTTTATCAAACCACCCCAATCACGCATCGGCCCAGCCAATGACGAAGAGCGCCGGCAGACAATCGAAAATTCGGTGCTTTACGGTCATTACGAAAAACAGATCGACCGAGAGTCGGCCTATGAAATATTGAAAGGCCGAGCCGAACAGACAGCCGCAAGCGCGCAAAAGCCAACAGCGGGCAAACAATCGGATGCCGGTATCGGCTTGGCGGATATTTTGTTGGGCAGCACCGGCCCGCGAGGCGGCAGACGCCAAGGTGTGTTGGAATCGGCCGCCAAAAGCGCCGCCAGCACCATCGGCCGCGAAGTGGGCCGGCAACTGATACGCGGAGTATTGGGCTCGTTGCTGGGCGGTGGCCGCAGACGCTAGACCAATACTACATTTCCACATTTAATTACATTATTGATTTACCCAACAAAACCTTTATGACATCAATCAACATCCAACAAATGATGGCCGACAGCGGCGTGGCATTCGGCACCAGCGGTGCGCGCGGACTGGTCAGCCAAATGACCGACCAGGTTTGCGCCGCTTACACGTTGGCTTTTCTGCGGGGACTCAATCTGGCCAAACCGGGGCAAAAAATCGCCTTGGGCATGGATTTGCGCCCTTCAAGTCCCGCCATCGTCCGCGCCTGCGCCGCCGCTATTCGCCAGGCCGGTTGCGAGGTGGATTTCTGCGGCGCATTACCGACACCGGCCTTGGCTTACCATGGCTTAACCCAAGGCCTGCCGGCAATCATGGTAACCGGTAGTCATATCCCGTTCGACCGCAACGGCATCAAGTTTTATCGGGCCGAAGGCGAGATCAGCAAGGCCGACGAAGCGGCTATCACGCAGGCCACGGTCGAATTAGCGGACTTCAATGACGACGGCGTCATGCCTACCATCAACCCGGAAGCCTTGGATCATTACAAACAACGCTATACCGGCCTGTTTGCTCCCGATCTGTTGCAAGGCTGGCGCATCGGCATTTACGAACATTCCAGCGTAGCCCGGGATTGTTTGCGCGACATCCTGAGCGCATTGGGCGCCGAGGTGATCGGCCTGTCCCGTACCGATACCTTCGTGCCTATCGACACCGAAGCCGTCAGCGAAGAAGACCGCCAGCGCGGTCTGGCCTGGGCCAAGGCTCATCAATTGGACGCGATCATCTCCACCGACGGCGACGGTGACCGGCCACTAATTGCCGATGAAACCGGCACCTGGCTGCGCGGCGATATTGTAGGTTTGCTGTGTGCGCATTTTTTAGGCGCGGATACCGTGGTGACCCCGGTCAGCTGCAATACCGCGATCGAAGCCTCGGGCTTGTTCAAACAGGTACTGCGCACCCGTATCGGTTCGCCGTATGTGATTGCCGGCATGGAACAAGCCGAGGCCGGCGGCAAGGCTATAGCCGGCTTTGAAGCCAATGGCGGTTTTCTGGCCGGCAAGGGCTTGCGGGTAGCGGACCAAATAGTAGCGGCGTTACCCACCCGCGATGCGGTTTTACCGGCTCTGGCGCTGCTGGCAATGGCCAAACGGCAAGGCATCAAGCTATCCGAGTTGAGCGCCGGCTTACCCAAACGCTACACCGCTAGCAACCGTCTGCAAAACTTTCCGGTTGACGACAGCCAAGCTCTGCTGAAACGCTTACAAAACGACGACACGGCCTATCAAAGCCTGTGGGGAACGGAACTGGGCGCGATTTCCGAAACCGACTTGACCGACGGCCTGCGACTGACCTTTACCAACGGCGAAATCGTGCATCTGCGCCCATCAGGCAATGCACCTGAGCTGCGATGCTACGCCGAAGCCGACAGCATGTCTCGGGCACAAGCACTGGTTGACCTCGGTTTGCAACGTATCGCGCAACGATCGTAGAATTAATGTTCAGTTAAGAATCCTTGATGTACTCTGTATCCGCACCAACCACTTAACACGAGGACTGATTCATGAATAACAAAATCATATTATTGACTTCATTAGTGTTTGCTTCCAGCATGGCGTTTGCCGAAACCTCTTTGCTAGAAGCCGCGGGTAAACAATTTGCCAAGGACAAAGCGGCGGAAGTTGCGCCAGACGCAGTGAAAAATGTCGAAGCTGCCGGTAACGCCGTCGATAGCGCTAAAGCCGTCAAAAGCGCGGCGGAGACAGCACCCGAGGCCGTTACCGGCCAAGCTCGGGATGCGGTGAAAAAAGCAGCCGAGGAAGAGGTTAAACAAGCCGTGCCGGCCGAAGCCTCCCAGGTGGTAGACACCGTAAAATCCAGCAAGGCCGCGGTTAAAGCCGCGCCAACATCCACCGGCGAAGCCGTGGATACCGTAAAAGACAAAGCCACTCAGAAAGCAACCGAAAAAGCATTGGATATGCTGCGCTAGTCCACCTCGTCAGCAGAAAGGCCGGAATTTCCGGCCTTTTTGTCTAATGCCTATCTGGTATTGTTCCGAAAGAAAGACCACCGGCTCAGGCTTCGAGCAGGGCAAAACTATCGTGGTCATCAACGGCGGCCGCGGCTCTTCGAATCAACTCCAGATTACTGTCATGCTGCATCATACCGCCTATCCCCAAGGTAACCGTCATGGCTTCAAACGGGTAGACCAAATGCGCCCGATAGCGCCGAAATAGTTTTTGTTCATCCAGCTCTTCGACGCCCGTACTGGCTAAATGGTTGACATACTGATTTAACAGGCTTGACTCATACTTTCGCCTGAGCCGCGGATCGAGCGCGGTCGCCAGGAAATAAGCCACGTCGCCTATGCCCTCGCCCATCCGCACCAATTGCCAATCCAGAAAGCCCGGCTCGGAATGGGTCCAGAAAATGTTGCCGGGATGACAGTCATAATGCACCAGGGTTTTGGCACCTTGAGCCAAAAAACGCTTGATTCGACGCCGATTTGCGGCATAGCGCAGAGCGGGGCCGTGGAGCTTTTTCGAGATCAAGGTTTCCGCGCGCAATAGCCCTCGTTGCATCAAGGGCGCTGCCAACAAACTACCCATCTGATTTTCCATTTGGTGGGAAAATCCATTCAACCAACGGTGACTCTTCAGTAGGGCCGGTTTGTTCCAGTAACTGCCATGCAAGCGGGCCAAATGAGCGACAACCTGGCTGGCCTGCTCATACGACAACGCATCCGCCGCTCGGCCCGGCCTAAAATCCAACTCAGTCAGATCGGTCATCACTAAAGTGGAGCCTCGTCCAAACCGACTTTCAGCGGCCAATATCTTGGGTAATTTTACCGGCACGCTACTGGAAAGCGATTGATAGAAAACCACCTCCTTGTGCAGGAAACGCGGCAATGCGGTAATCAAGCGGGATTTCAGTGCCAGCGACGGAGTTTTAACGAACCAGCGCGCGGGCAGAACGTCTTGCGCATCATGGGTCACCTCAACCCTTAAGCGGGTAGAAGTTCCAACATCAATCGATTGCAAATCGATGTTGGAGACCTTGGCGTTCGACACATAATGATTAACGATGTGCTGCGCCCACTGAACCGATATATCCTGAGGGCCGTGGAGCACGATATGTTTGTTTGGATTTTTCATGACTATATTAAACACCGCTAATAAGCCTAAAACAATACTCCCTGCATTTACATTATGATTGGATAACGTGCAAGGTGAGCAGAGTCCGTTTCAGGCTCTTCGGGTCAGGCTGGCCGGCATTTCGAAATCTTGGAAACACCTCAAACTCAGTTGCCTTTGTCGGCATCCGATTCCTTGCCGCCGAAGGCCAGTTTTAGACTGGTGAATTGGCGTAATTGTGCGTCGATCTTGCCGTTAAAGGTTGCCGGCGGATATTGACCTTGTTGGTCGGCTTCTCCTACTTCGCAATCGCTCAATAGCTCCAGCGCCTGATCGACGGTGCTGACGGCATAAATGTGAAACTGGCCGCTTTCCGCCGCATGCACCACGTCCCAGCGCAGCATCAAATAAGGCACATTACTGGCCGGAATGATGACACCCTGCGTACCGGTCAGCCCCTTGGCCGAACAAACGTCGAAAAAGCCCTCGATTTTTTCGTTGACCCCACCGATCGGCTGCACCAGACCTAGCTGATTGACGGAACCAGTCATGGCCAGATCCTGACGCAGCGGAATTTGCGCCAAGGATGACAAGATCGCGCACAGTTCGGCCAGCGATGCGCTGTCGCCCTCGACATGGCCGTAGGACTGTTCGAATACCAGACTGGCGGACAGCGAGAACGGCGTGCTGCGCGCATAACGAGAAGCGATAAAGCTGGATAAAATCAGCACGCCCTTGGAATGAATCGCGCCGCCCAGTTCGGTTTCGCGCTCTATGTCGACTACCTTGCCGTTGCCCATCCTGGTGGTGGCGGTGATCCGCGAGGGTTGACCAAAAGCAAACTCGCCCAGTTGCAATACCGATAAACCATTGATTTGACCGATGACTTTACCGTCGGTGGCTATCATGATCGTGCCGCGTTGAATAGTTTGATAAAGCCGTTCACGGACCTTATCCAGCCTATGTATTTTTTGATCGATGGCCTGTTGCACGTCGCTTTGGGCAATATGGGTATGGCTGTTTTCGGTAGCCCAGTAATCAGATTCGGTCAGCAAGTCCTTAATGCTGCGCAAATGGGTCAGCAGCTTTTCGGCGTCGCCGCTCATGCGCGCGCTATGCTCGATCACCCGCGCCACGGCTTGCTGGCTAAGCGGCTTCAGTTTTTCACGGCGGGCGATGGTTGCCAACAGCCGGGCGTATTCCATGCTGTTGTTTTTTCTGTCCACACTCTCGGCAAAATCGGCCGCTATTTTGAAGAAGTCCTGAAACTCGGGGTCGTAAAAACTCAACAGGTAGTAAATCAACGGGTCACCCAGCAGGATGACCTTAATTTCCAACGGTATCGGCTCCGGCTCAAGCGAGGAAGTGCTGATCAGGCTGAGCGCGCGTTCCAGCGATTCGATCCGGATTTCGCCGGACTGCAAGGTACGCTTCAGGGTTTCCCAGGCGTAGGGCTGCATCAACACCTTGCGGGCGTCGATGATCAGATAGCCGCCATTGGCTTTATGAAAGGCGCCGGGCTTGATCATGGTAAAATCGGTGACCAGCGAGCCCATGTGGGCCTGATGATCGATGCGGCCGAGCAGATTGCCGTAATTCGGCAAGTCCTCGCAAACCACCGGAGCCGAGCGTTTCTGACTCCGATCGACCATCAAATTGACCTGATAGCGCTTGAATGGATTGGGGTCTTGCGGCAGCTCCATGAAGGACAGGACTTTTTCGCTATGCGGGATAAAATCGCGCACATGTTCGATTATGTCTTTTTGCACCGCGTTCAAATAATTCAACACCGGCTGCCATTTGGCGTATTTTTCCTTGAGCTCATCGATCGAGTGATTAACCGCCAGTTCCGCCACTTCCCGATTCAGCGCCTGTAATTTACGTTTGGTTTCCTTGCGCCACACCGGAAATTTTTTGATGGCAGCCTGTACCCGCTCTTGCAGATCGAGCACGGTTTCATGGAACTTATGCTGCTGCTCCTTATCCAGTTTGTTGAATTGTTCCGGCGTCAGCGGTTCGTTGTTTTCATCGGCCGGTAAAAAGGCATAGCCGGTGGCGGTTTCGGTGAAAATGATCCGAGCTTGCTCGGCTTCTTCCCGCAGACGATTGATTTCGGTCGCCTCCCGCTGGCGCGATTCACTTTCCAGTTCGCCGGCGCGGGAGCGATATTCGTCGCCGTCGAACGCGGCCGGGATTGCCACGCTCAGTTCATCTATCAGTTCGGCCATATCCCGTTGAAACCCCCGGCCTTGTCCAGGTTCCAGATGGATAGCGGTAGGCTTGGCCGGCTGGCTGAAATTATGCACGTAGCACCAGTCGAACGGCACCGGTTGGCGGCTGGCCTCGTGTTCCGCCAGTTGTTTGACCGTGGTTAATTTGCCGGTGCCATCCGGCGCCATCGCAAAAATGTTGTATCCGGATTTACGAATCCGTATCCCGAATTTGATCGCCTCCATTGCTCTTTCCTGGCCGACCAAAAGCTCGAGATCTTCCAGTTCCTCGGTTGAGGTGAAATTTAATTGACCGAGATTGCAAGACTTATACAGTTGAGACGGCGATAACGGCGACTTTTTCATGGATCAAAATCCCTGTATGGAGGCTGAAAATGTTGGTTGAAACGGCTGCGCGGGTGGAAAGTGTAACCCAGGATGACTATCGTCCGGGATATATTCCGCCCAGTACCACGGGGACTCTGGCACCGGTGACGCTGCATAAATTGCCGGGTAAGCGATGCAGGGTTTGCTTGGCCAGCCAGGCAAAAGCCATGGCTTCGACATGATCAGGAACTATGCCAAATTCCTCGGTGGACAGCAAAGGCATGGCCAGCCGTTTTGCCAATCCGGCCATTAATTGACGGTTATGAACGCCGCCGCCGCATAGTAGAACTTGCGTGCTGTCGGCCGCATGTTCCAGTACGGCACCGGCAATGCTGCCGGCCGTCAATTCGCAGAGAGTCGCTTGAATGTCTTCGGCTTTGCAATATCGATAACAGGCGATTTTTTGTTCCAGCCAGGCCGGAGAGAAATATTCCTTGCCCGTGCTTTTGGGCGGCGGCTGCCGGAAATAGGGGTCGTCGAGCAGTT comes from the Methylomonas sp. LL1 genome and includes:
- a CDS encoding HD-GYP domain-containing protein translates to MPLRKLWPFRKKKKTPVSAAVEYSVPQRVYTPVNLVEIGMYVIELDRSWLDSPFLFQGFEVQTQDEILQLRGCCDYVYIDTTIKRKRRFGKFATHNKPLIETASDYGTPPPKLGSFETEIGRAEVVYRQVSQFVAETMQRVSYGEAIDTKLAKAAVAECVASILHSPDAFLWLIQLKNRDEYTAQHSLNVCVLSIVLGRHINLSDTSLHNVGLCGLMHDMGKMLVPDQILNKPGRLEPDEMEIMRGHTTKGYELLQSSENMYPGAIKTALSHHEMLNGKGYPNQLTHRHIPLFTRIVTIADIYDAMTSDRVYQKGRTHLEATSIMADMSGESLEERLVTKFIESLGVYPPGCVVMLTNGAIAIVVEVNEFVRLRPKIIILLDAEKQPLAEEVTNLADMPLDDRGNLLTIRGIVRAQDYAIDIGKFYREGVLQKGFAANQ
- a CDS encoding helicase HerA-like domain-containing protein, giving the protein MTEPLFIAQSTTGTCCILPAMANRHGLIAGATGTGKTITLQTLAEAFSNIGVPVFMADVKGDLSGICLTGGGNGKVEARVKELDLQDFGYRSAPTLFWDVLGKKGHPLRSTISEMGPLLLSRMLNLNETQAGVLTAVFKITDDNGWLLLDLKDLRALLQFAADNASELRGEYGSMSAASIGAIQRGLLQLEHEGGENLFGEPVLDFNDLLQTDGGRGVINILAADTLYNSPRVYATLLLWLLSELFENLPEAGDLDQPKLVFFFDEAHLLFNDAPAALLQKIEQVVRLIRSKGVGVYFVSQNPLDIPDVILGQLGNRVQHALRAFTPRDQKAVKAAAETFRSNPGLDVETAITELGVGEALVSFLDEKGTPHPVQRAFIKPPQSRIGPANDEERRQTIENSVLYGHYEKQIDRESAYEILKGRAEQTAASAQKPTAGKQSDAGIGLADILLGSTGPRGGRRQGVLESAAKSAASTIGREVGRQLIRGVLGSLLGGGRRR
- a CDS encoding phosphomannomutase, which encodes MTSINIQQMMADSGVAFGTSGARGLVSQMTDQVCAAYTLAFLRGLNLAKPGQKIALGMDLRPSSPAIVRACAAAIRQAGCEVDFCGALPTPALAYHGLTQGLPAIMVTGSHIPFDRNGIKFYRAEGEISKADEAAITQATVELADFNDDGVMPTINPEALDHYKQRYTGLFAPDLLQGWRIGIYEHSSVARDCLRDILSALGAEVIGLSRTDTFVPIDTEAVSEEDRQRGLAWAKAHQLDAIISTDGDGDRPLIADETGTWLRGDIVGLLCAHFLGADTVVTPVSCNTAIEASGLFKQVLRTRIGSPYVIAGMEQAEAGGKAIAGFEANGGFLAGKGLRVADQIVAALPTRDAVLPALALLAMAKRQGIKLSELSAGLPKRYTASNRLQNFPVDDSQALLKRLQNDDTAYQSLWGTELGAISETDLTDGLRLTFTNGEIVHLRPSGNAPELRCYAEADSMSRAQALVDLGLQRIAQRS
- a CDS encoding phosphotransferase, with translation MKNPNKHIVLHGPQDISVQWAQHIVNHYVSNAKVSNIDLQSIDVGTSTRLRVEVTHDAQDVLPARWFVKTPSLALKSRLITALPRFLHKEVVFYQSLSSSVPVKLPKILAAESRFGRGSTLVMTDLTELDFRPGRAADALSYEQASQVVAHLARLHGSYWNKPALLKSHRWLNGFSHQMENQMGSLLAAPLMQRGLLRAETLISKKLHGPALRYAANRRRIKRFLAQGAKTLVHYDCHPGNIFWTHSEPGFLDWQLVRMGEGIGDVAYFLATALDPRLRRKYESSLLNQYVNHLASTGVEELDEQKLFRRYRAHLVYPFEAMTVTLGIGGMMQHDSNLELIRRAAAAVDDHDSFALLEA
- a CDS encoding Lon protease family protein, with amino-acid sequence MKKSPLSPSQLYKSCNLGQLNFTSTEELEDLELLVGQERAMEAIKFGIRIRKSGYNIFAMAPDGTGKLTTVKQLAEHEASRQPVPFDWCYVHNFSQPAKPTAIHLEPGQGRGFQRDMAELIDELSVAIPAAFDGDEYRSRAGELESESRQREATEINRLREEAEQARIIFTETATGYAFLPADENNEPLTPEQFNKLDKEQQHKFHETVLDLQERVQAAIKKFPVWRKETKRKLQALNREVAELAVNHSIDELKEKYAKWQPVLNYLNAVQKDIIEHVRDFIPHSEKVLSFMELPQDPNPFKRYQVNLMVDRSQKRSAPVVCEDLPNYGNLLGRIDHQAHMGSLVTDFTMIKPGAFHKANGGYLIIDARKVLMQPYAWETLKRTLQSGEIRIESLERALSLISTSSLEPEPIPLEIKVILLGDPLIYYLLSFYDPEFQDFFKIAADFAESVDRKNNSMEYARLLATIARREKLKPLSQQAVARVIEHSARMSGDAEKLLTHLRSIKDLLTESDYWATENSHTHIAQSDVQQAIDQKIHRLDKVRERLYQTIQRGTIMIATDGKVIGQINGLSVLQLGEFAFGQPSRITATTRMGNGKVVDIERETELGGAIHSKGVLILSSFIASRYARSTPFSLSASLVFEQSYGHVEGDSASLAELCAILSSLAQIPLRQDLAMTGSVNQLGLVQPIGGVNEKIEGFFDVCSAKGLTGTQGVIIPASNVPYLMLRWDVVHAAESGQFHIYAVSTVDQALELLSDCEVGEADQQGQYPPATFNGKIDAQLRQFTSLKLAFGGKESDADKGN